CGCAGCATATCGGATGTGTCAGGGGCTGGAGATACGGTCATTTCTATTGCCGGACTCTGCTGTGCACTGAATTTGCCACTGCTATTTACCGCTGAGTTGGCTAACTTAGGAGGCGGTATTGTCTGTGAGTATCCTGGAGTGATGCCGATAGACCCCATCCGATTGCTTGGAGAAGCTCAATCCAATGAACTTCTCTTAGCGCAGTTGAAGTAAACCAGCAGTTTTTAATGAACGGGAAATTCTTATTGTGCGTCATCGTACTTTTTGCTATTGGCATGAATGTCACAGCACGCGAGGCGCAGAAAGGGGTATTGGATTTGAGGGATGCTGACCTATCCGCTGCGCCCGTTCCCCTGAATGGTGAATGGACTTTTTTTTGGGAGCAATTGCTCTCCCCGGACGCTATCTCATCTTCCACTCAGGACTTTTTTTATTTCCCCGAGCTTTGGAATAATCACAGCTCCCATGGTGGAGTGTCGCTTTCACGGAATGGTTTTGCTACTTACCATTTGACTATTCTGCTACCACGTGATCGGACGGATCTCGCCCTGAGAATCAAACATGTCTATTCGGCAGCCAGACTGTATATCGAGGATGAAAGGATCGATTTTGGTGGGCAGGTAGGAATGGATCCGGCTACCTCAGATCCCAAATGGGTGCCCCAGATCATTGAATTACCAGATCAGGACACTGTTCGGATTACCCTTCAGATCTCCAATTTTTCTCACCGGAAAGGTGGAGCCAGAGAAGCGATTCTTTTAGGCGATGAGGCTTTTTTGAGAAGTCAGGCCAACGAACTTCTGGCTTTTGACTTGTTGCTGACTGGTACTTTGGTAATGACCGGCTTGTTTTTTTGTGCCCTTTATTTTTTCGGTCAACGAGAAAAGTCAGCCATTTTCTTTTCAGTTTTTTGTCTCACTTTTTCCTATCGGGTGGTGGGTGCTGATGATTATACCTTACAAATTATTTATCCGGGTATGGCGTGGCTGACGAGTATTCGCCTTGAATATCTATCGCTATTTGTGCCTCCTATCTTCTTCACACTTTATACGCACGCACTTTTTCCACTGAAATATCGTGTCAATCCCCTGTATGTTTTCGTGGCCATTTCCATCCTAGCTTCTGGCATTACATTGATTTTTCCACCAACGGTTTTCACCAGCTTGGTGGATGCCTATTTGATTCTGCTCCTCGCGGGTATTTTAATCGTGGCGTATGTATACATCCGGGCATATCAGCGAAACATGGAGGGGTCCAGATATGCTTTGATCAGCTCGCTGATGATTTTAATGATCTTCTCTTACAAGATTTACCTTTATATGGGTGCGGCGGAAGAGATTGAGTTGATTTCCTTTGTGGGGTACCTGGCGTTCTTCTTTTTTCAGTCGCTCATTTTGTTTTTTCTCTTTACCAATTCCTTGAAAGAGGCCAAAGAGCAAGCGGAACATGCCGCCCGCACCAAGTCGGAGTTTCTTTCTATGATGTCTCATGAAATCAGGACACCCATGAATGCTGTGATAGGGTTGTCCAACTATTTGCTGGGAGATCAACCCACCAAAAATCAGGAAGAAACCCTCAATACCCTCAAGTTTTCAGCTGAAAACCTCCTGGTCATCATCAATGATATTCTTGACTTCAGTAAAATTGAGGCTGATAAAATTGAGTTTGAATACAGGTCGGTCGATATCCGGTCGCTTATTGAGAACCTGAACCGTGTGTTTTTGCCGATTGCGGATGCCAAAAAGCTGAAAGTCGTCTTTGAGTGTGATGATCGAATTCCGCAATTCATATCCTGTGATCAGACCCGAACTAGTCAGATACTGACCAATCTGCTGAGCAATGCCATTAAATTTACAGAAGAAGGAGTGATCAGGTTGAGTTTAAAATGCGAATCACAGACCAATGACCATGTGGTCATTAAATTTGAAGTAGCAGATACTGGTATCGGGATAGAGAAGCAACGACAAGAGGATATTTTTCAGAGTTTTACACAGGCGAGTTCCTCCACTAACCGACGCTACGGAGGTACAGGTCTGGGGCTTACCATTACAAAAAAATTGCTCAAATTGCAGGGGTCTGACCTGATGCTGGAGAGTGAATTGGGCAATGGCTCATTGTTTTGGTTCACTCAGCAATTCGCAATAGTTGAAGATATTATATTAGAGAGCATGCCTGACAACATAGAGGAACAACAACTGCCGCTTGATGTGCTATTGGTTGAAGACAATCAGATCAATGTGATGGTGGCATCCAAGTTTTTAAATAAGTGGGGAGCCAGTGTGACTGTGGCGGCAAATGGTATAGAGGCAATAGAAGCCATCTCAACCCGCAATTTTCACGTGGTGTTGATGGATCTGCAGATGCCGGTGATGGATGGTTTTGAAGCAGCTGAGGAAATCAGAAAGAAGAATAATCTGACTCCAATTATCGCTTTGACGGCCTCAGCACTACCCGAAGAACAGAAAAAAATCAGAAACTCGGGAATGAATGATTATATTATCAAGCCCTTTGACCCGGGGGAACTTTTAAAAAAGCTCCGTCACTATACCTGATACTGGATGTTCGCATCGCGATTTGTCATTTGCTGTCTGTTACTTTTTATTGGAAATTTCTCCATGGGGCAGACTCAATCTGCTACTATAGATTTGAGAAACGCCGATTTCAGCAAAAGCCTTTCGCTCGATGGGACCTACGAGTTTTATTGGGATCAACTGCTGCTACCCGGTCAGTTGGATACACTGACTCCTGGCTATTTCCCGTTTCCCTCACTGTGGAACAATCAGTTTGTAGGTGACAAGCATTTGAATGCAAACGGGTTTGCTACATACCGGGCCATAATACTCTTGCCGGAGCGTTCCGACTATACGCTTTATGTTGAGGATGTTTACAGCGCTTTCGCGTTGTACTTCAATGGAAAGCTGATCGCCAAGAATGGTCAGGTGGCAACTACTCCCGAGGCTTACTTGCCCAAATGGAAGCCTCAGTTTGTCGCCCTTCCTAATGTGTCGGATACCAACGAACTGATCCTTCAGATTGCCAATTTTGATCACAGCAAAGGCGGTGCCTTAGAGGGTATGCAAATAGGCACTTCGGAGGTGATGGCTGCTGAATACCTGGCATTACTGGCTTATGACCTGATCCTTACGGGCAGTTTACTTACAGGTGGCCTTTTTTTTCTGGGTCTGTATTTTTTCGGAAGACGAGATAAAGCCATTCTTTATTTTGCGCTATTCTGCCTGATCTACAGCTACAGGGTGATTGGTTTTGGGTATTATGTGCTGCATTCACTGGTGGACGTCTCGTGGTATGTGACCACCCGAATCGAATATCTCACGCTGTTTTTGGCCACTTTTGCGTTTGGACGCTTTGTGCATCATACCTTCCCACTGGAGGCGAAAAAAATTATTTGGGACATACTTGATGGGATTTGTCTGCTGTTTATTGGGCTTACTCTTCTGTTTCCAGTGTCGGTTTACTCTCATCTGGTGGAGCCCTTTTTCGGCATATTACTGATTTATATTGCACTGACGTTTTTCATTTATGTCAGAGCTAAAATCAATCGTCGACCGGACTCCACTTTTGGTCTCATTAGTGTAGGAGTGGTCTTTCTGATATTTGTGTATAATATTTTTGTCTATTTTGGTCTCCTGGAAGAAAATAAGGCCGTTTCATTCTGGGGGTACGTCTCTTTCTTTTTTTCACAGTCACTCATCCTTTCATTTCGATTTGCCAATTCTTTAAAGCAGGCCAAAGAAGAAGCTGAAAAAGCCTCTCAGGCAAAAACGGATTTTTTGAGTACCATTTCGCATGAAATCAGGACCCCACTAAATGCCGTAGTTGGTATCTCTCACTTTTTACTTCAGGACAAACCTCGGAAGGATCAAAAGGAAAACCTGATTTCACTCAAGTATTCCGCAGAGAATCTCACCTCCCTTATCAATGATATCCTCGACTACAATAAACTGGAGTTTGGCTCCATAGAATTTGAGGAAATGACGGTCAACCTCAAGGAGGTTATTACCAGTATTTATAGGGGATATCGCGTTAAGGCACAGGCCAAGGGACTAGACCTTAACCTGGAGTTTGATGAATCCATTGCGATCGAAATCATCACAGACAGAACCCGCCTGAACCAGGTACTCAACAACCTGCTGGACAATGCCATCAAGTTCACAAAGGAAGGGCATGTGACCCTGAAGGTAAGTAGACAAGGAGAGAGCCGGGATCGGATTACGATCAGGTATGAAGTGGAGGATACCGGCATAGGCATCCCGGAGGATAAGCTGGAGCAGATTTTTGAAAGATTCACACAGGCCAGTTCCTCCACTACCAGAGAGTTTGGTGGGTCTGGACTCGGTCTTTCTATCATCAAAAGATTGTTAGAGCTCCAAGGGGTTGCCATTCAGGTGCAAAGTAAGCTCGGTGAAGGGACTACATTCTTTTTCGAGCAGGAATATACCAGGGGGGTGGCTCGCAAGGTGGCTCCAGTATCCATGGAAGATCAGGAGCAGGGCATGGTAGAGAAACTCCATGGGAGGCAGGTGCTCTTGGTGGAAGACAATACCATGAATGTGGTGGTGGCTAAGAAATTTCTAAAGAGCTGGCATATGAAAATTGATCTGGCAGAAAATGGGGAAGTCGCTGTGGAAAAGGCTTCCAGCAACTACTATGACATCATACTGATGGATTTGCAAATGCCAGTGATGGATGGGTACGAAGCCACCAGGGCCATCAGAGCCACCAAAAACAACGTGCCCATCGTGGCACTAACAGCCTCAGCGTTGGTGAGGGTGCAGGAGAAAGTGCTCCATTATGGGATGAACGACTACATTACCAAACCCTTTGATCCGGAAGAGCTCAGGAAAAAGCTGGTGAAGAACATTCGCGGCTAAGCCCGGTATTCCTTCACTGTATCTATGAAGCATCTGACTTTATCCGGATCAGTATCTGGATACACGCCATGTCCGAGGTTCGCTATGTGCGGATGCCCCTCAAATGCTTTCAACATCTTAATGGTTTCTGATTTGACCTGATCAAAGGTGCCATAGAGGGCACAAGGATCCATATTACCCTGCAGGGTTTTTCCGGGAAGAAGTTTTCGCGCCTCTTGCACATCCATGTTCCAATCCAGCCCCACTGTGTTACAGCTGATGTTGGCCATGTCTGCGATGGCGAAAAAAGCACCCTTGGCAAAGACTGTCACTGGCACCTCAGTGATCGCTGCCGCAATCTGCTCAATGTAGGCCAATGAGAATTTCTGATACTGCTCAGGGGGCAGTACACCTGCCCACGAGTCAAAGATCTGCACCATGTCCGCACCTGCTGCTATTTGTCCTTTCAGGTAGGCAATGGTGCTTTGAGTGATCATGTCCAGCAGCCGATGGGCCAATTCCGGATCGGTATAGAGCATTTTTCTCGGCTTAGAGAAGGTCTTACTACCGCTTCCTTCTACCATGTAGGCGAAGATGGTCCATGGAGCCCCGGCAAAGCCAATGATCGGCACTCGGCCAGATAACTCTCGTTTGGTGATTTTGATGGCTTCCAGGGTATAAGAAAGGTCCTCAGCTTTGGCTACTTTGAGTGAAGTCAGGTCTTCCGTAGTGGCCACAGTCTTCCTGAAAATGGGGCCTGTTTTTTCCACCATCTCATAGGGGAGTCCCATGGCTTCTGGGATGACCAGTATGTCCGAGAAGATAATGGCCGCGTCTACTCCCAGAATATCCACTGGCTGAATGGTGACCTCAGCGGCTAGCTCAGGCGTTTCCACCAGCTCCTTGAAACCGCTCAATCCGTTTCTGACAGCCCGGTATTCTGGCAATATTCTTCCGGCCTGGCGCATTACCCATACTGGGGTTCGTTCCGTTTTTTCTCCACGGGCCGCTCTTGAGATGAGGTCATTCTTCAACATGGGCGCAAATATAGAAACTGAATCTTATCCACTAATCCTTTGTAGTAGTAAATAGCGAAGGGACAATCATTTCCTATAACTTTGCAGAACCCCAAAAATGACATAGATATGAGTATCTTATTTGATAGTTTCGACGAATGGCGTAAGTACTGTTCGGATGAAAACAAGCCCCTGTATGAACCCGTGCTCCGGTATGAAAGGGAGCAAAAAGGGAAGAGCGAAGAAGAGGTATGGACCGGACTGTCTAAGGCCTACCTCGTGATGCGAGAGGCGGTGCAGACGGGCCTTACTCAGGAAATGAACTCATTCTCAGGAATGATCAACAGTGGCGCGAAAAAGGTAGCCAACCTCCCATTGTCAGTCCTCTCTCCAGAATTTCAAAAATTGATATCAAGAGCTTTGGCGGCCAAGGAGGTCAACTCATGTATGGGCCGAGTGGTGGCAGCACCTACTGCTGGCGCTTCCGGCATTTTACCTGGCACCATGGTTACCCTGCAGGAAATACATGACCTGCCCGACCGGATGATCCTGGAAGGCTTGTTAATTGGTGCCGGAGTGGCA
This Marinoscillum sp. 108 DNA region includes the following protein-coding sequences:
- the sdaAA gene encoding L-serine ammonia-lyase, iron-sulfur-dependent, subunit alpha, coding for MSILFDSFDEWRKYCSDENKPLYEPVLRYEREQKGKSEEEVWTGLSKAYLVMREAVQTGLTQEMNSFSGMINSGAKKVANLPLSVLSPEFQKLISRALAAKEVNSCMGRVVAAPTAGASGILPGTMVTLQEIHDLPDRMILEGLLIGAGVALIMEKRASISGAVGGCQAETGAAAAMASAAIVYALGGTVDQAFNSVAITIQCMLGLVCDPVAGLVEIPCVVRNASAAAIANSSAQIALADVSPVIPVDECVDAMGEIGQSMEAKYKETALGGLAATPTGQAISRRVLIQDIEIMDDEEVPE
- a CDS encoding ATP-binding protein, producing the protein MGQTQSATIDLRNADFSKSLSLDGTYEFYWDQLLLPGQLDTLTPGYFPFPSLWNNQFVGDKHLNANGFATYRAIILLPERSDYTLYVEDVYSAFALYFNGKLIAKNGQVATTPEAYLPKWKPQFVALPNVSDTNELILQIANFDHSKGGALEGMQIGTSEVMAAEYLALLAYDLILTGSLLTGGLFFLGLYFFGRRDKAILYFALFCLIYSYRVIGFGYYVLHSLVDVSWYVTTRIEYLTLFLATFAFGRFVHHTFPLEAKKIIWDILDGICLLFIGLTLLFPVSVYSHLVEPFFGILLIYIALTFFIYVRAKINRRPDSTFGLISVGVVFLIFVYNIFVYFGLLEENKAVSFWGYVSFFFSQSLILSFRFANSLKQAKEEAEKASQAKTDFLSTISHEIRTPLNAVVGISHFLLQDKPRKDQKENLISLKYSAENLTSLINDILDYNKLEFGSIEFEEMTVNLKEVITSIYRGYRVKAQAKGLDLNLEFDESIAIEIITDRTRLNQVLNNLLDNAIKFTKEGHVTLKVSRQGESRDRITIRYEVEDTGIGIPEDKLEQIFERFTQASSSTTREFGGSGLGLSIIKRLLELQGVAIQVQSKLGEGTTFFFEQEYTRGVARKVAPVSMEDQEQGMVEKLHGRQVLLVEDNTMNVVVAKKFLKSWHMKIDLAENGEVAVEKASSNYYDIILMDLQMPVMDGYEATRAIRATKNNVPIVALTASALVRVQEKVLHYGMNDYITKPFDPEELRKKLVKNIRG
- a CDS encoding response regulator: MNGKFLLCVIVLFAIGMNVTAREAQKGVLDLRDADLSAAPVPLNGEWTFFWEQLLSPDAISSSTQDFFYFPELWNNHSSHGGVSLSRNGFATYHLTILLPRDRTDLALRIKHVYSAARLYIEDERIDFGGQVGMDPATSDPKWVPQIIELPDQDTVRITLQISNFSHRKGGAREAILLGDEAFLRSQANELLAFDLLLTGTLVMTGLFFCALYFFGQREKSAIFFSVFCLTFSYRVVGADDYTLQIIYPGMAWLTSIRLEYLSLFVPPIFFTLYTHALFPLKYRVNPLYVFVAISILASGITLIFPPTVFTSLVDAYLILLLAGILIVAYVYIRAYQRNMEGSRYALISSLMILMIFSYKIYLYMGAAEEIELISFVGYLAFFFFQSLILFFLFTNSLKEAKEQAEHAARTKSEFLSMMSHEIRTPMNAVIGLSNYLLGDQPTKNQEETLNTLKFSAENLLVIINDILDFSKIEADKIEFEYRSVDIRSLIENLNRVFLPIADAKKLKVVFECDDRIPQFISCDQTRTSQILTNLLSNAIKFTEEGVIRLSLKCESQTNDHVVIKFEVADTGIGIEKQRQEDIFQSFTQASSSTNRRYGGTGLGLTITKKLLKLQGSDLMLESELGNGSLFWFTQQFAIVEDIILESMPDNIEEQQLPLDVLLVEDNQINVMVASKFLNKWGASVTVAANGIEAIEAISTRNFHVVLMDLQMPVMDGFEAAEEIRKKNNLTPIIALTASALPEEQKKIRNSGMNDYIIKPFDPGELLKKLRHYT
- the hemE gene encoding uroporphyrinogen decarboxylase, yielding MLKNDLISRAARGEKTERTPVWVMRQAGRILPEYRAVRNGLSGFKELVETPELAAEVTIQPVDILGVDAAIIFSDILVIPEAMGLPYEMVEKTGPIFRKTVATTEDLTSLKVAKAEDLSYTLEAIKITKRELSGRVPIIGFAGAPWTIFAYMVEGSGSKTFSKPRKMLYTDPELAHRLLDMITQSTIAYLKGQIAAGADMVQIFDSWAGVLPPEQYQKFSLAYIEQIAAAITEVPVTVFAKGAFFAIADMANISCNTVGLDWNMDVQEARKLLPGKTLQGNMDPCALYGTFDQVKSETIKMLKAFEGHPHIANLGHGVYPDTDPDKVRCFIDTVKEYRA